A window of the Falco rusticolus isolate bFalRus1 chromosome 1, bFalRus1.pri, whole genome shotgun sequence genome harbors these coding sequences:
- the PARM1 gene encoding prostate androgen-regulated mucin-like protein 1 yields the protein MGSCCRLLLALLLLPAGLGDEPTASVLTPARPPFPSEGIPAGPGSRDAAVPTPTPGQPSLLMSTGPAGDGTSSGLAEGDGHNATSAAALSPASASVTVSYATTSTITAADSPPVASNPSLVPPTLETAPGLRTANTASLAGGRVDLGTTPSPSGTAASSSSSSSLSTGDLYSSPGTVLSSPPVLMSSGTTQPPALTKDVPSWGTLAMASGLAVELTSPPVTATSPPAAEATATGKTTLSTGITMEEVPRALSAGSIVAITVTVIVVVVLVFGAAAYLKIRHSSYGRLLDDHDYGSWGNYNNPLYDDS from the exons atgggcagctgctgccgcctcctcctcgccctcctcctcctcccggcAG GACTGGGTGATGAACCCACAGCATCAGTCCTCACCCCTGCCAGGCCCCCCTTCCCCTCCGAGGGGATCCCAGCGGGGCCGGGCTCCAGGGATGCAGCTGTCCCCACGCCAACTCCTGGCCAGCCCTCGCTGCTCATGTCCACGGGACCTGCTGGAGATGGGACGTCTtctgggctggcagagggagaTGGCCACAATGCCACATCAGCGGCAGCACTGTcccctgcttctgcttctgtcaCTGTGAGCTATGCCACCACATCCACCATCACCGCAGCAGACAGCCCACCCGTAGCTTCCAACCCCAGCTTGGTGCCACCAACCTTGGAGACAGCCCCAGGTCTTCGGACAGCAAATACCGCCAGCTTGGCAGGAGGCAGGGTGGATTTGGGGACAACTCCCAGCCCCAGTGGTACAGCtgcatcctcctcttcctcctcttccctctccaccGGCGACCTGTACTCATCCCCTGGGACAGTCTTGTCCTCACCACCTGTCCTCATGAGCTCTGGCACCACCCAGCCACCGGCACTGACCAAGGATGTCCCTTCCTGGGGGACGCTGGCCATGGCATCAGGCCTGGCCGTGGAGCTGACATCCCCCCCAGTGACTGCAACAAGCCCTCCTGCAGCCGAGGCCACGGCCACCGGCAAAACCACCCTCTCCACTGGCATCACCATGGAAGAGGTCCCACGCGCCTTGAGCGCAG GGAGCATCGTGGCCATAACTGTGACGGTCAtcgtggtggtggtgctggtttTCGGGGCAGCAGCGTACCTCAAGATCAG GCACTCCTCCTACGGCAGGCTTTTGGATGACCACGACTACGGCTCCTGGGGCAACTACAACAACCCCCTCTATGACGACTCCTAG